One segment of Triticum aestivum cultivar Chinese Spring chromosome 2A, IWGSC CS RefSeq v2.1, whole genome shotgun sequence DNA contains the following:
- the LOC123190394 gene encoding FCS-Like Zinc finger 2 (The sequence of the model RefSeq protein was modified relative to this genomic sequence to represent the inferred CDS: added 3 bases not found in genome assembly): MLPLSVQPFLAEKKEKHYQFAQETTPSISMEIYGDLEAGCLSHSVSPIKPASPPRKAGPGRLFCDPCDDSDQLLGHHHYLDICFSCRKLLAGNKDIFMYRGDTPFCSEECRQEQIEIDEAREKRSSQTGRAEEQRQRQQQKQSTPRIPVWAW, from the exons ctccccctctccgttcagCCATTCCTAGCTGAAAAGAAAGAGAAGCATTACCAGTTTGCACAAGAAACTACTCCGTCGATCTCCATGGAAATCTACGGTGACCTCGAGGCCGGCTGCCTCAGCCATTCCGTCTCTCCCATCAAGCCGGCGTCCCCGCCGAGGAAGGCCGGGCCCGGCCGCCTCTTCTGCGACCCCTGCGACGACTCCGACCAGCTCCTCGGCCACCACCACTACCTGGACATCTGCTTCAGCTGCCGGAAGCTCCTCGCCGGGAACAAAGACATCTTCATGTACAG AGGTGACACGCCCTTCTGTAGCGAGGAGTGCAGGCAGGAGCAGATCGAGATCGACGAGGCGAGGGAGAAGCGGTCGAGTCAGACGGGGAGGGCGGAGGAGCAGCGGCAGAGACAGCAGCAGAAGCAGAGCACCCCGAGGATCCCGGTCTGGGCGTGGTAG
- the LOC123186077 gene encoding lateral signaling target protein 2 homolog, which produces MMKGAGAMSTMKPPSSPLLDGHGHHFLEECSLCGKSLSGDIFMYRGDTPFCSEECRHQQIEVDRARHRRKKHAAAHAVSAARKVQHRHHHHHHHHHHHRQHQQPGPEPQPRAAMVGSAPWADAGFAARSPALRV; this is translated from the exons ATGATGAAGGGGGCCGGCGCCATGAGCACGATGAAGCCGCCGTCATCGCCCTTGCTCGACGGCCACGGCCACCACTTCCTCGAGGAGTGCTCCCTCTGCGGCAAGTCCCTCTCCGGCGACATCTTCATGTACAG GGGTGACACGCCGTTCTGCAGCGAGGAGTGCAGGCATCAGCAGATCGAGGTGGACAGGGCGAGGCACCGGCGGAAGAAGCACGCGGCGGCGCACGCGGTGTCGGCGGCGCGGAAGGTGCAGCaccggcaccaccaccaccaccaccaccatcaccatcaccgtcagcaCCAGCAGCCGGGGCcggagccgcagccgcgggcgGCCATGGTGGGCTCCGCCCCGTGGGCCGACGCCGGGTTCGCCGCGAGGAGCCCCGCGTTGCGCGTGTGA